In the genome of Pseudomonas lalucatii, the window CAGGTAGCCGTTGAGCGGGTCGTGGGCGCTGGTCTGGTCGGTGACCAGGTCCGGGCGCACCCCGCGCTTGACCAGCTCCGGGAGGATCTCGGCGGCATTGCCCAGCAGGGCGATGGAGATGGCCTTGCCTTCGCCGGTGTACTTGGCGATGCGCGCCAGGGCGTCGTCCAGGTCGCTGGCCTGCTCGTCGACATAGCGGCTGCGCAGGCGGAAGTCGATGCGGCTCTGCTGGCACTCGATGTTCAGCGAGCAGGCGCCGGCCAGGGTGGCGGCCAGCGGCTGGGCGCCGCCCATGCCGCCGAGGCCGGCGGTCAGCACCCAGCGGCCCTTGAGGTTGCCGCCGTAGTGCTGGCGACCGGCCTCGACGAAGGTCTCGTAGGTGCCCTGGACGATGCCCTGGCTGCCGATGTAGATCCAGGAGCCGGCGGTCATCTGGCCGTACATGGCCAGGCCCTTGGCATCCAGCTCGTTGAAGTGCTCCCAGGTGGCCCAGTGCGGCACCAGGTTGGAGTTGGCGATCAGCACCCGCGGCGCGTTGCTGTGGGTCTTGAACACGCCGACCGGCTTGCCCGACTGCACCAACAGGGTCTCGTCGTCGTTCAGCTGCTTGAGCGACTCGACGATGGCGTCGAAGCATTCCCAGTTGCGCGCGGCGCGGCCGATGCCGCCATAGACCACCAGCTCCTTGGGGTTCTCCGCCACTTCGGGGTCGAGGTTGTTCATCAGCATGCGCAGCGGCGCCTCGGTCAGCCAGCTCTTGGCGTTCAACTGGGTGCCGCGCGGGGCGCGGATTTCGACATCACGGAAACGGGTCGAGTTGCTCACAGGGAATCCTCCAGAAAGTAGTGCCGCCTGCCCGACGCTGCTTGCGAGTCTTGACGAGGCATGCGCATATCTAATCATGTATATACAACTTGAATCAAGGCTTTTCCGACCCGGGCGGGGTCGCAACGCATCACTGGTCTACCACGCCGCGCCGCCTGCCTCGGGCCCGGCAACGACCTCCCCCTGTGGCTCAGGCCATCTGCCGCAGCACGCGGGCGAAGGCCTGCTGGGTCTGTTCCTGAGCGGCATGCCGGCCCTCGCGAATCACCCAGCGCCCCGCCACCAGCACGTCCCGCACTTGCCGGTCGCCGCCGGCGAACAGCCAGCGGTTGAGAATGGCGTCCCCCTGCGCCGTGGCGATGTACGGGTCATCGCCGTCGAGCACCAGCAGGTCCGCACGCTTGCCGACCGCCAGCCCCCCGACCGGCTGCCCGAGCGCCTGGGCGCCGCCGGCAGCGGCGGCGTCGAACAGGCTGCGGCCGATCGTCGGCTGGTCGCGGCGGTAGATGCGGTTGCGCTTCTGGTCGCGCAGGCGTTGCCCGTACTCCAGCCAGCGCAACTCTTCGGCCACGCTCACCGAGACATGGCTGTCCGAGCCGATGCCCAGCCGCCCGCCCTGGGCGAGGTAGTCCACCGCCGGGAAGATGCCGTCGCCCAGGTTGGCTTCGGTCGTCAGGCACAGGCCCGCGACCGCCTCGCTGCGAGCCATGCAGCGGACTTCCTCGGGATTGGCATGGGTGGCATGCACCAGGCACCAGCGCCGATCCACCGCCACATGCTCGTACAGCCACTGCAGCGGCCGGCGCCCACTCCAGGTCAGGCAGTCGCTGACCTCCTTCTGCTGCTCGGCGATGTGGATGTGTATCGGACAGTCGCTCCGCTCGGCCGCCAGGACCGCGGCGATCTGCTGCGGGGTGACCGCCCGCAGCGAATGGAAACACAGCCCCAGGTGCTGGCCCGGCCGCCCGGCCAGTTCGGGGCGCAGGCGTTCGACCAGCTTCAGGTAGCTGTCAGTGCCGTGGACGAAGCGCCGCTGTCCCGCGCTGGGTGCCTGCCCGCCAAAACCGGCATGGGAATAGAGCACCGGCAGCAGCGTCAGGCCGATGCCGGCGTCCTGCGCCGCGCTGGCGATGCGCAGGGCCAGCTCCGCCGGGTCGGCGTAGGCCTGGCCGCGGCTGTCATGGTGCACATAGTGGAACTCGGCGACGCTGGTGTAGCCGCTCTTGAGCATCTCGATATACAGCTGGCGGGCGACGACCTCGAACTGCTCGGGATCCAGCCGCTCGACCAGGCGGTACATCAGGTCACGCCAGGTCCAGAAGCTGTCGTCAGGATGGGCCGCCACCTCCGCCAGACCCGCCATCGCCCGCTGGAAGGCATGGGAATGCAGGTTCGGCATGCCTGGCAGGACCGGTCCGGCGAGCCGCTGCGCCCCCTCTTCCGAGCCGTTGGCCGTGATTTTTTCCAGGTAACCGGCGGCATCGACCTCGAAACGCACGTTCTGCGCCCAGCCTTCGGCAAGCAGTGCGCGAGCGGCGAAAAATGCAGGCATAATGATTGTCCTAAGTACTGGCCTTTATTTGTATATACATATACATGCCTTTGCCGCCAGTGTAAACGACGGCCCAGGACCAGCAAGGAGCGTTACATGGCGAACACCGAACCCAAGCCCGCCACTCTGGCGTCTCAGCTCAGCGATGCGCCGGCGCCGCTGTATGCCCAGGTCAAGCAGCTGATCGTCCAGCAGATCAAGAATGGCACCTGGCCGCCGCACCACCGGGTGCCATCGGAAAGCGAGCTGGTCGAGGAGCTGGGATTCAGCCGCATGACCATCAACCGCGCCCTGCGCGAGCTGACCAACGACGGCCTGCTGACCCGCATGCAGGGCGTGGGCACCTTCGTCGCCGAACCCAAAGGCCACTCGGCATTGTTCGCCGTGAACAACATCGCCGACGAGATCGCAGCCCGGGGCAATCGCTACCACAGTCAACTGATTCATCTGGGCCGCGAGCCGGCCAGTCAGGAGACCGCCCAGGCCCTGGAGCTGCGCGAGGGCCAGGAGGTCTTTCACTCGGTCATCGTGCACTATGAGAACGATCTGCCGGTGCAGCTCGAGGACCGCCACGTCAATGCGCTGCTGGCGCCCGACTACCTCCAGCAGGATTTCACCCGCCTCACGCCCTATGCCTACCTGTCGAAAGTCGCCCCGCTGACCGAAGGCGAACACGTGGTCGAGGCGATACTCGCCGAGCCGGAGGAGTGCCGCCTGCTGCAGGTCGAGGGGAGCGAGCCCTGTCTGCTGATACGCCGCCGGACCTGGTCGGGCCAGCGCGCGGTGTCTTCGGCACGCCTGCTCCATCCCGGTTCCCGGCATCGCCTGGAAGGACGCTTCAAGTCGTAGAGCGGCGCGTACCCGGAGAATGATGGGCGCCTGCCGCTAGTTCGGCTGCCCCTGTGGGCTAAGGGTGTTGCGGATAGTGGCCGACTTCGATGAGGTTGCCGTCCGGATCGCGGAAATACACCGACTCGATCGCCCCGAGCGCGCCGGTGCGCATGACCGGCCCCTGCTCCACGGCGACGCCCTGCGCGGCCAGGTGGGCGAGCAGCTGCTCGATCGGCCAGCTGCTGATCAGGCACAGGTCGATGGCACCCGGCGTTGGCCGCCGCGCCTTGGGCTCGAACTCCCGACCGAGTCGATGCAGGTTGAGCTTCTGCTGGCCGAATACCAGGGCGCTGCGACCGCTGCCGAACAGCTCGTGGCGCATGCCCAGGACGCGCTCGTAGAACGCCACTGTTGCGTCGATGTCGGCCACGGTCAGGACCAGGTGATCCAGGCGATCGATCATCGGCCCCATCTCAGTCACGGTCCAGCAGGTGAAAGCGTGGCAAGGAGAAATGCCAGCGAATCGCCGCCAGGCGAATACCGAGGACGGTGGCCATGGCGATGCCGGTATCCAGCCAGTGCGGCGTCTCCAGCAGGCGCAGGGCGATGAACACCAGCGCCCCGGCGATGCAGGCGGTGGCGTAGATTTCCTTCTTGAAGATCAGCGGAATCTCGTTGCAGATCACGTCGCGCATCACGCCACCCGCCACCCCCGTCATCACCCCCATGATCACCGCGGTGCTGAGCGGCACGCCGTGCTGCATCGCCACTTCGGTGCCGATCACGGTGAAGACGGCCAGGCCGAAGGCGTCGGCGATCAGCAGGCCGGTTTCGTGGATCGGGCGGGTCAGGCGCACCCAGAGCACGGTGCCGACGGCCGTCAGGGTCGCCACGGCGATATAGGTGTCGTCGCGAATCCAGCTGACCGGGTGGTTGTCCAGGATCAGATCGCGCAGGGTGCCGCCGCCGAGGGCGGTGATCACCGCGATGACCAGCACGCCGAACAGGTCCATGGACTTGCGCCCGGCCATCAGCGCACCGGTGATGGCGAATACCGCCACGCCGAACAGGTCGGCCAGATAGAAGAGTTGCGTCATGCGACCTTCAGACGGTGATTGGGGTGCGCATGGTAACAAACTCCTCGGCGGCGGTCGGGTGCACGCCTACGGTGTCATCGAACACCTGCTTGGTGGCCCCGGCCTTCAGCGCCACGGCCAGGCCCTGGACGATCTCCCCCGCCTCCGGGCCGACCATGTGGCAGCCCAGTACCCGGTCGGTCTCGGCATCGACCACCAGTTTCATCAGGGTACGCTCCTGGCATTCGGTGAGCGTCAGCTTCATCGGCCTGAAGCGGCTCTCGTAGACCTGCACCTCGAAGCCCTCGGCCCGCGCCTGCTCCTCGGAGAGCCCCACGGTGCCGATATTGGGCAGGCTGAAGACGGCGGTCGGGATCGTCTGGTAATCGACCCGGCGATACGCCTCGGGCTTGAACAGCCGCCGCGCCACGGCCATGCCTTCGGCCAGGGCGACCGGGGTCAGCTGCACGCGCCCGATCACGTCGCCGATGGCCAGGATCGACGGGACGCTGGTCTGGAAGTGCTCGTCGACCCGGATGAAGCCCGCGTCGTTCAGCGCCACCGCGGTGTTCTCCAGGCCCAGGTTGTCCAGCATCGGCCGCCGGCCGGTGGCGTAGAACACGCAGTCGGCCGCCAGCGTGCGACCATCCTGCAGGGTGGCCAGCAGGCTGCCATCGGCCTGCTTGTCGATGCGTTCGATGTCGCTATTGAACTGCAGGTCCAGGCCGCGCTTGCCCAGTTCGTCGCGCAGGTGGCGGCGCACGGCGCCGTCGAAACCGCGCAGGAACAGCTCGCGGCGATAGAGCAGCGAGGTCCGGGCCCCCAGGCCATGGAAGATCGAGGCGAATTCCACCGCGATATAGCCGCCGCCGACCACCAGCACGCGCTTGGGCAGCTGCTCGAGGTAGAAGGCCTCGTTGGAACTGATCGCATGCTCGCTGCCGGGGAATTCGGGGATGTGCGGCCAGCCGCCGGTGGCGATGAGGATGTGCTTGGCGCTGTAGCGTTGGCCGTCCAGCTCCACGCTGTGGCCATCGAGCAGGCGCGCATGACCCTCGAGCAGGGTCACCCCGCTGCTCTCCAGCAGGTTGCGGTAGATGCCGTTGAGGCGCTGGATCTCGCGGTTCTTGTTGGCGATCAGGGTCGGCCAGTCGAACCGTGCATCGCCGAGCGACCAGCCGAAGCCAGCGGCCTGCTCGAAGTCTTCGGCGAAGTGCGCGCCATACACCAGCAGCTTCTTCGGCACGCAGCCGACATTGACGCAGGTGCCGCCCAGGTAGCGGCTCTCCGCCACGGCCACGCGGGCGCCGTAGCCTGCGGCGAAGCGCGCGGCGCGGACGCCGCCGGAACCGGCCCCTATCACAAACAGGTCGAAATCGTAGGTCATGCTCAGCCTCCTTAGCAGGCCGCCAGCATAGCGCAATCGCGGTCATAGCCTGAAGGCGGCGCCCGGACCTATGCTTGAAGGGTGTCGAACGGGAGAACCGCCATGCCCCCTACCCTCACCCACCTAGCCCTGCATGTCCCCGATCTGGATGCCTGCGTGGCGTTCTACTCCGAGTTCTGCGGCATGCGGGTGATCCACGAGCGCGCAGGCAAGGGCTCGCGCATCGTCTGGATGGCCGAGCCGGGCAAGGAGCACAGCTTTATCTTCGTGATCATGCCCGGTGGTGTCGATCGCCAGCTGGCCGCGGACGACTACAGCCATTTCGGCTTTGCCCTGGCGAGCCGAGCGCAGGTCGATGCCGTGGCCGCCAGGGCGCAGGCGGCCGGCTGCCTGGTCTGGGCACCGCGCGATGAACCCTATCCGGTCGGCTACTACTGCGGCCTGCGCGACCCGGCGGGAAACTACGTGGAGTTCAGCTACGGCCAACCCCTGGGGCCGGGTTCGGAGGCCATGCCCATCCCCTGAGAACAAGACAGCCACCCGAAGGTGGCTGTTCTGCTCTGTCTCAGGCCGAGGCTCAGTAGGCCTTGCCGGTCTTGTACAGGTGCTCGAAACAGAAGTTGGTGGCGTCGATGTAGCCTTCCGCGCCGCCACAGTCGAAACGCTGGCCCTTGAACTTGTAGGCCAGCACGCAGCCGTCCTGGGCCTGCTTCATCAGCGCGTCGGTGATCTGGATCTCGCCGCCCTTGCCCGGCGGGGTGTCCTCGATGATCTTGAAGATGTCCGGGGTGAGGATGTAGCGGCCGATGATGGCCAGGTTGGACGGCGCATCCTCCGGCTTGGGCTTCTCCACCATGTTGTGCACCCGGTAGATGTCATCGCGGATCATCTCGCCGGCGATCACCCCGTACTTGTGGGTTTCCTCCGCGGGTACCTCCTGGATGGCGACGATCGAGCAGCGGAACTGGTTGTACAGCTTGACCATCTGGGACAGAACGCCGTCGCCCTCCAGATTCAGGCACAGGTCATCGGCCAGCACCACGGCGAAAGGCTCGTCGCCGATCAGCGGGCGGCCGCTGAGGATCGCATGGCCGAGGCCCTTCATCTCCACCTGGCGGGTGTAGGAGAAGCTGCACTCATCGATCAGGCGGCGGATGCCGACCAGGTATTTCTCCTTGTCGGTATCGCGAATCTGATGCTCCAGCTCGTAGCTGATATCGAAATGGTCCTCCAGCGAGCGCTTGCCACGACCGGTGACCATGGCGATCTCGGTCAGGCCGGCGGCCAGCGCCTCTTCGACGCCATACTGGATCAGCGGCTTGTTCACCACCGGCAGCATTTCCTTGGGCATGGCCTTGGTTGCGGGTAGAAAGCGCGTGCCGTAACCGGCGGCTGGGAACAAGCATTTCTTAATCATGGGACTCCTTAACAGGGAACAGAATGCCGACGCAGTCTATCAGGCTGCGCTGACCAAACAACGCCCGAGCGCCGGCCTGCCGATGCCGCGGTAGAGAAAACCCAGCTCGGCGAGCTGGCCGGCGTCGTAGACATTGCGCCCGTCGAATAGCACTGGCATGCGCATCATGCCGCGGATCCGGGCGAAGTCCGGCTGGCGAAACTGTTTCCATTCCGTCACCAGCACCAGGGCGTCGGCCCCCTCGACGACGCCGTAGGGCGACTCGCTAAGCCGCAGCTGGCCACTCTCCTGGGCCTGGGCATAACGCGCAGCGACGCCACCGGTAGCCACCGGATCGCAGGCCTGGACGCGGACTCCGGCCGCCAGCAGCGCGTCCAGCAGCACCAGGCTGGGCGCCTCGCGCAGATCATCGGTGCCCGGCTTGAAGGCCAGGCCCCAGAGGGCGACCACTCGGCCCTGCAGGTGGCCCGAGAAATGCTCGCGCAGCGCCTGGAACAGCAGGGTCTTCTGCAGGGCGTTGCGCGCCTCGACTGCGCGCAGGATGCCCGGCTCTATGCCCTCCTGCTCCGCCGCGCGGATCAGCGCGCGCACGTCCTTGGGGAAGCACGAGCCGCCATAGCCGCAGCCGGCGTAGATGAAGTGGGTGCCGATGCGCTTGTCGCTGCCGATGCCCCGGCGCACCTGCTCGATATCCACGTCCAGGCGCGCACAGAGCCCGGCCATCTCGTTGATGAAGGAGATTTTCGTGGCGAGAAAGGCGTTGGCCGCGTACTTGCTGAACTCCGCCGCCCGCACCCCCATGCACAGCAGGCGTTCATGGTTACGCAGGAACGGGGCGTAGAGCCGGCGCAGCGCTTCGGTACCGGCAGGGTCATCGCAGCCGATGATCACCCGGTCCGGGCGCATGAAATCGTCGACGGCCGATCCTTCCTTGAGGAACTCCGGATTGCTGGCCACCACCACGCGAAAGCCCTTGCCGCGCTTGCCCAGGCCGAGATTGATGCGCTGCGCCACTCTCTCGGCGGTACCCACCGGAACCGTGGACTTGTCGACTACCAGGCAAGGTTGCTGCAGATGCTCGCCCAGCTCCGTGGCCACTGCCATGACGTGGGACAGATCGGCCGAGCCGTCCTCGCCGCTCGGCGTACCCACGGCAATGAAGACGACCTCGGCCTGGGCAATGCCCTCCGCCATCTGCTGGCTGAAGCTCAGTTGGCCACTGGCCAGGTGCGCCCTGAGCATCGGCTCCAGGGCGGGTTCGTAGATGGTCGCCTCCCCCTGCTTCAAGCGGGCGACCCGCGAAGGGTCGCGCTCTATGCACACCACCCGGTTGCCCATCTCGGCGAAGCATGCCGCAGACACCAAGCCCACATAGCCCGCCCCGATTACACTGATTCTCATGGTCGCTCCTCCGGAAGAGTTGCACCGATTGCAACCAATGCATGTGGCAGGCATATGGCATGGTCATGACAGTGCCGTGAACGGACTGACGACGCCACGAGAGCCTCGTCACGCCAGCTAACGGCGAGAGGGAAAGCAGACGCTATAGTCACAGCCCGCTGGCAAGGACCGACAATTGCTGGCGGCCATTAGCCATTACCCTGGTCCGCCGTCTGGAGAGGCCTCATGGATACATCCTTACCATGCAGGCGCTGCGCCTCCTCTTCGACGCGGCCGATGCCCAGTTCGACGAGGAAGTGGTTCTCGCCTTCATCCCCTTGGTCGGGACGTTTGCGCCCGGAGAGTGCGTCGAACGGAACGGCGGCGAAGTGGCCATCATCACGCGCCTGCTGCGCGTGCTCGACAGCAGCAAGAAGCCCTGTAAGCCCACCGCTAAAGAATCCCTGTGACGAAACCGGCAACGCCTACCGTGTCGCACAAGTGCGCCCGACCGGCGCCTTCGGCATCGATATCGAGGCCTATCGCCGCCAGGGACTGATTATTCCTGGCCGCCTCCAGGCGCAGCTGGCTTGGTAGCGCTAGTTGCTTTCCTTGAAACGAAAAAACGGCCATTAGGCCGTTTTCTGTGGACTTCAGGCGAGTCAGAGAACGCCTGATCTTTAATGGTGCCCCGAGCCGGAATCGAACCGGCAAGACCTTGCGGTCGGCAGATTTTAAGTCTGCTGTGTTTACCAATTTCACCATCGGGGCGCTGTGGTGATGCGTCACCTGGCTGCTCAGACTGGCTTCTGTTGCAGCTTGCAGTGCCAGCGATCTCTAGCGAGGTCGGGACTATATACAGCACTCGGTTGCCCCGCAAGCGGCCATTTCTTGTTGATAAATCTCATAACTCGTTAATTTTAAGAGCTTTCCTGGGCCTGGCTCAGAGCGCCTCCGAAGGTGGGCGCTCAGTTTGAGGGCAGTCCACATCTAGTTGCGCGAAGTACCTTCGCCGCCCAAAGGTGCCACTCGGACACTGGGGCGCATTGACTGGAACGGTTCCACAGCCACTCGACAAGGCTGCATAAGCGGCCCTGACTCACGCAGAGTGCGCCGTAAGAAGTAACACCAGGCAAACAAAAAAGCCCCAAGCACTATCAACTGCTTGGGGCTTTCTAATTGGAGGCTGAGGTCGGAATCGAACCGGCGTTCACGGATTTGCAATCCGGTGCATAACCACTCTGCTACTCAGCCTTGAAACCAAACGGGCCGTTGCATAACGGCCCGTTGAAACTGGAGCGGGAAACGAGACTCGAACTCGCGACCCCGACCTTGGCAAGGTCGTGCTCTACCAACTGAGCTATTCCCGCTTGTCTTGGTGACGGGCGCCATTCTATAGCTTCAGAACCTCCCGTCAACCCCTTGATTCAAAAAAGTTTATTTCTTTTCCACGGCGGTGCTCAGGTGCGGCCAGGCGGCCAGCAGATACTGCAGCATCGACCACAGGGTCAGTACCGCGGCGACGATCAGCAGCGCATAGCCGAGCAGGACCCAGAGGCTGAACAACGGCGGATTGGCCAGCAGGATGATCAGCGCAACCATCTGCGCGGCGGTTTTCCACTTGGCCAGGCTGGACACCGCCACATGGGCGCGGGCCCCCAGCTCGGCCATCCACTCGCGCAAGGCCGAGACCACGATTTCCCGGCCGATGATGATCGCCGCCGGCAGCGTCAGCCAAAGGTTGGCATGCTCGGCCACGAGCAGCACCAGGGCCACGGCCACCATCAGCTTGTCGGCTACCGGGTCGAGGAAGGCGCCGAAGGGCGTGCTCTGCTCCCAGCGCCGTGCCAGATAGCCATCCAGCCAGTCGGTGGCCGCGGCGCAGGCGAACACACCGCTGGCGGCCCAATAGCTCCAGGAGAATGGCAGGTAGAACAGCAGAATGAAGATCGGGATCAGCAGGACGCGGAGCACGGTAAGCAGGTTGGGGATATTCATCGGCACAACTGGGCTGCGAGGTGAGCCGGCATTCTACTCGCTGTGCAAGGCGGCATAAATCGACTCGGCGAGCTTTTTGCTGATACCGGGTGCCTTGGCGATCTCCTCGGCGCTGGCGCGAGTCAGTTCCTGCAAGCCGCCGAAATGATTGAGCAGCTCCCGGCGGCGCTTCGGCCCGACCCCCGCGACCTCCTCCAGGCTAGAGGTGCGCCGGGCCTTGCCGCGCCGCGCGCGGTGGCCGGTGATGGCAAAACGGTGCGACTCGTCGCGAATCTGCTGGATCAGGTGCAGGGCCGGCGAGTGGCCTGGCAAGGTGAACTCGTGGGCGGCGTCGTTGAGGTAGAGGGTTTCCAGCCCAGGCTTGCGGGTGGTGCCCTTGGCCACGCCCAGCAACAGCAGGTCTGGCACCGCCAGTTCCGCGAGCACTTCGCGCGCCATGGCCAGCTGGCCCTTGCCGCCATCGACCAGGAGGATGTCGGGCAGCTTGCCATCGCCGTCCTTGATCTTGCTGAAGCGGCGGGTCAGGGCCTGGTGCATGGCCGCGTAGTCGTCGCCGGCGGTGACACCCTCGATGTTGTAGCGCCGGTAGTCGGACTTCAGCGGGCCTTCCGGTCCGAACACCACGCAGGACGCCACGGTCGCCTCGCCGCTGGAGTGGCTGATGTCGAAGCACTCCAGGCGCTGCGGGATCTCCTCCATATTCAGGGCTTCGGCCAGGGCCTCGAAGCGCGCGGCCACATGCTGGCGGTTGGCCAGGCGCGCGCCCAGGGCCTGTTCGGCATTGGTCACGGCCAGCTGTTGCCAGCGCGCTCGAGTGCCACGCACGCGATGGC includes:
- a CDS encoding formimidoylglutamate deiminase, which gives rise to MPAFFAARALLAEGWAQNVRFEVDAAGYLEKITANGSEEGAQRLAGPVLPGMPNLHSHAFQRAMAGLAEVAAHPDDSFWTWRDLMYRLVERLDPEQFEVVARQLYIEMLKSGYTSVAEFHYVHHDSRGQAYADPAELALRIASAAQDAGIGLTLLPVLYSHAGFGGQAPSAGQRRFVHGTDSYLKLVERLRPELAGRPGQHLGLCFHSLRAVTPQQIAAVLAAERSDCPIHIHIAEQQKEVSDCLTWSGRRPLQWLYEHVAVDRRWCLVHATHANPEEVRCMARSEAVAGLCLTTEANLGDGIFPAVDYLAQGGRLGIGSDSHVSVSVAEELRWLEYGQRLRDQKRNRIYRRDQPTIGRSLFDAAAAGGAQALGQPVGGLAVGKRADLLVLDGDDPYIATAQGDAILNRWLFAGGDRQVRDVLVAGRWVIREGRHAAQEQTQQAFARVLRQMA
- the hutC gene encoding histidine utilization repressor; this encodes MANTEPKPATLASQLSDAPAPLYAQVKQLIVQQIKNGTWPPHHRVPSESELVEELGFSRMTINRALRELTNDGLLTRMQGVGTFVAEPKGHSALFAVNNIADEIAARGNRYHSQLIHLGREPASQETAQALELREGQEVFHSVIVHYENDLPVQLEDRHVNALLAPDYLQQDFTRLTPYAYLSKVAPLTEGEHVVEAILAEPEECRLLQVEGSEPCLLIRRRTWSGQRAVSSARLLHPGSRHRLEGRFKS
- a CDS encoding VOC family protein; its protein translation is MIDRLDHLVLTVADIDATVAFYERVLGMRHELFGSGRSALVFGQQKLNLHRLGREFEPKARRPTPGAIDLCLISSWPIEQLLAHLAAQGVAVEQGPVMRTGALGAIESVYFRDPDGNLIEVGHYPQHP
- a CDS encoding trimeric intracellular cation channel family protein; translation: MTQLFYLADLFGVAVFAITGALMAGRKSMDLFGVLVIAVITALGGGTLRDLILDNHPVSWIRDDTYIAVATLTAVGTVLWVRLTRPIHETGLLIADAFGLAVFTVIGTEVAMQHGVPLSTAVIMGVMTGVAGGVMRDVICNEIPLIFKKEIYATACIAGALVFIALRLLETPHWLDTGIAMATVLGIRLAAIRWHFSLPRFHLLDRD
- the gorA gene encoding glutathione-disulfide reductase — protein: MTYDFDLFVIGAGSGGVRAARFAAGYGARVAVAESRYLGGTCVNVGCVPKKLLVYGAHFAEDFEQAAGFGWSLGDARFDWPTLIANKNREIQRLNGIYRNLLESSGVTLLEGHARLLDGHSVELDGQRYSAKHILIATGGWPHIPEFPGSEHAISSNEAFYLEQLPKRVLVVGGGYIAVEFASIFHGLGARTSLLYRRELFLRGFDGAVRRHLRDELGKRGLDLQFNSDIERIDKQADGSLLATLQDGRTLAADCVFYATGRRPMLDNLGLENTAVALNDAGFIRVDEHFQTSVPSILAIGDVIGRVQLTPVALAEGMAVARRLFKPEAYRRVDYQTIPTAVFSLPNIGTVGLSEEQARAEGFEVQVYESRFRPMKLTLTECQERTLMKLVVDAETDRVLGCHMVGPEAGEIVQGLAVALKAGATKQVFDDTVGVHPTAAEEFVTMRTPITV
- a CDS encoding VOC family protein, with product MPPTLTHLALHVPDLDACVAFYSEFCGMRVIHERAGKGSRIVWMAEPGKEHSFIFVIMPGGVDRQLAADDYSHFGFALASRAQVDAVAARAQAAGCLVWAPRDEPYPVGYYCGLRDPAGNYVEFSYGQPLGPGSEAMPIP
- the galU gene encoding UTP--glucose-1-phosphate uridylyltransferase GalU, whose translation is MIKKCLFPAAGYGTRFLPATKAMPKEMLPVVNKPLIQYGVEEALAAGLTEIAMVTGRGKRSLEDHFDISYELEHQIRDTDKEKYLVGIRRLIDECSFSYTRQVEMKGLGHAILSGRPLIGDEPFAVVLADDLCLNLEGDGVLSQMVKLYNQFRCSIVAIQEVPAEETHKYGVIAGEMIRDDIYRVHNMVEKPKPEDAPSNLAIIGRYILTPDIFKIIEDTPPGKGGEIQITDALMKQAQDGCVLAYKFKGQRFDCGGAEGYIDATNFCFEHLYKTGKAY
- a CDS encoding UDP-glucose dehydrogenase family protein → MRISVIGAGYVGLVSAACFAEMGNRVVCIERDPSRVARLKQGEATIYEPALEPMLRAHLASGQLSFSQQMAEGIAQAEVVFIAVGTPSGEDGSADLSHVMAVATELGEHLQQPCLVVDKSTVPVGTAERVAQRINLGLGKRGKGFRVVVASNPEFLKEGSAVDDFMRPDRVIIGCDDPAGTEALRRLYAPFLRNHERLLCMGVRAAEFSKYAANAFLATKISFINEMAGLCARLDVDIEQVRRGIGSDKRIGTHFIYAGCGYGGSCFPKDVRALIRAAEQEGIEPGILRAVEARNALQKTLLFQALREHFSGHLQGRVVALWGLAFKPGTDDLREAPSLVLLDALLAAGVRVQACDPVATGGVAARYAQAQESGQLRLSESPYGVVEGADALVLVTEWKQFRQPDFARIRGMMRMPVLFDGRNVYDAGQLAELGFLYRGIGRPALGRCLVSAA
- the pgsA gene encoding CDP-diacylglycerol--glycerol-3-phosphate 3-phosphatidyltransferase, which encodes MNIPNLLTVLRVLLIPIFILLFYLPFSWSYWAASGVFACAAATDWLDGYLARRWEQSTPFGAFLDPVADKLMVAVALVLLVAEHANLWLTLPAAIIIGREIVVSALREWMAELGARAHVAVSSLAKWKTAAQMVALIILLANPPLFSLWVLLGYALLIVAAVLTLWSMLQYLLAAWPHLSTAVEKK